aatataagaactAAATACTAAATCTGGACATAATAAAAGGACCAAAACTGAATTTTGACAGATTTAGTCAACGAATAACCTCCGAATCTTTCTGCGAATCTACCGATACATATTTCCCGCGCCACAGTTCATGGACGGTCCAAAGACACTGTCGAAGAAATTTGGACATTTTCGTAGCTCATTTTACTTTCTCCTCTTTCCAAATACCCTTATTGAAACCACCCGACAACATCGGGGAAAAGAAATTCCGACCGGATCCGTTCCGTTGCCTTGTCGACGAACATGTCTGGTTCCTTCCGTTGTTCGATTTCTCTATCTCCATTGCATTCTAATGAGTTCCCAAGAATTCCAGTTACGATACCCCGCATTCATGTCTCTGTTCCAAAGCCAGTGACGGTCGCACTTTCTAAGGTTGTTTCACCACTGAGAGTGGCGGCGCCGGGAGTAATGATTGAGGCGGCGGGCTTGGAAGTGGACCGAGTAACGGAAGCGGAGCTGAAGGAGAATGGGTTTAGGAGCACCCGTAAGACCAAGATCGTCTGCACAATCGGGCCTCGCACGTGCGAGTTCGAAGAGATTGAGGCTTTGGCCGTCGGAGGAATGAACGTGGCGCGTGTGAATATGTGTCACGGAACCCGCGAGTGGCACCGGGATGTGATCCGGCGGGTGAGACAATTGAATGAAGAGAAAGGGTTTGCCGTTGCGGTTATGATGGATACCGAAGGTAGTGAGATCCATATGGATGATCTAAACGACGTCGAATCGACCAAAGCCGaggtaaaattaattaagccgGTTTAATTATCTTTGGAATTTGTTTCTGTATTCAATTTGATCGTTTTTTCATAGGATGGCCAAATATGGACTTTTACTGTGCGAGCATTTGATCAACCATCACGCCCAGAACGTACCATTACTGTTAATTATGATGGCTTTGCTGAAGGTACATTTCTTCTAAGCTCTACAAATGAATTAACCAATATTTAGTATTAATCCCCATTAAGCAAAGTTTCGAATTTGACCTTTGTAGATGAACAAGCGGTTTTGTGAGAGCTTTAACTCTTGTTTAGGAATTTGATCTAGCACGAATGTAGGActtgaaatgtattaaaattgTCCTTTAGTTTCACTACTGTCTGCTTAAATCCACCCCACAATTTTGTTTAATATGTGAAGAACTAAACTACAATGctttggttttcttttattaaacaTAACAGATGTGAAAGTTGGTGATGAGCTGCTTGTTGATGGAGGAATGGTGACGTTCGTGGTGATCGAGAAGATCGGTCCGGACGTAATCTGTCGGTGTACTGATCCAGGGTTGTTATTGCCTCGTGCTAATCTTACTTTTTGGAGAAACGGGAGTCTAGTTCGAGAGCGCAATGCCATGCTTCCGACCATATCTTCCAAGGTTTGCTACTTTGGTCAAACTCATTCTGggagaaatttttgaaatgcCGTTGGGGGACCGACGGACCCTTCAATAGTAGAGGTATTACGCTCGAGGTGtctatatttgattttatctCCGGATTTTGTCTCTTGATTCCATAAAGAACCCTTGACGAGTTTATGGAATTGGAACACCTTACACACCAAAAAAATGTGAGCATTTAGTCTTAATGAATTAGAATCCATGCCCTTATATAGTATTAGTGGGTAAAAGTGGTAGCACTTGAGCTAGGGTTCGAATTCCACCAAGACTAAATGCTCATGTTTCTTTGGTGAGTGAGACGCTCCATTTTGTGAACTCGTCGAGGGTTCTTCGCGGAGTCGAGAGATATAATCTGGGGATAAAATTGAGCATAAACGCACTGGGCACAATACCTCCACCATTGAGGGATCAATTGACTCCCCAAACTACATTTCAAATACTTCTCTTAGAGCATGTCTGGCCTCCCTCGACATACTTTAAGAACAAAGTGGTTTCATGCATATGTAGAGCTTTGAAAAAAAGTTCATATAAAATGTTCAAATGATTATGTTTGTTGCAGGATTGGCTGGATATTGATTTTGGTATTGAAGAAGGTGTTGATTTCATTGCAGTGTCATTTGTGAAGTCTGCTGAAGTTATTAAGACTTTAAAGAGTTATATAATCGACCGATCGCCCGGAAGGTAAATCGATTGCTTTCAATGTACCTTCATGTAGCTGTAATGTGTACTAATGATTTGGTTTTGCCAGCCAAATCGGTATCATTGCCAAGATAGAGAGTATCGATTCTCTGAAAAATTTGGAAGAGATAATTCAGGTATCGGACGGAACTATGGTAGCTAGGGGAGATCTAGGTGCACAAATACCATTGGAACAGGTCCCGTCGGTTCAACATGAGGTGATTCAGCTATGCAGGCAACTAAATAAGCCTGTCATCGTTGCTTCCCAGCTGCTTGAGTCGATGATCGAATATCCTATACCAACAAGAGCTGAAGTTGCCGACGTTTCCGAAGCAGTAGGACAACAAGCAGATGCTTTAATGCTTTCTAGTGAATCAGCTATGGGACAATACCCTGAGAAAGCATTAGCTGTACTAAGAAGTGTTAGTTTGAGAATCGAAAAGTGCAGAAGGGAGGAAAAACACTGGGATGTAACTGATCTTCGCATCGTTTCATCGTCCAAACTCGATGAGATTTCCGAGGAAATATGTAATACAACTTCAAGAATGGGTGAGTTGTCTTAACGTTACCAACTGAGCTAATACTCGATTAAATTTCTAACTTGTTTTCAACTTTCAGCCAACAAACTCAAAGCGGATGCCATATTTGTTTATACAAAAACTGGACAGACAGCATCACTTCTTTCCCGAAACCGACCCGACTGTCCAATCTTTGCGTTCGCACCCTCGACATCTATTCAAAGGTGTCTGAACCTGAAATGGGGATTGATACCTTTCCGTCTCGATTTCTCGGACGACGTGGAGAGTAATCTAAACCGAACATTCTCCTTGCTTAAAGCAAGAGCGATGATCAAGTCCGGTGACCTTATCATTGTTGTCTCCGATGTTATGCAATCCATTCAAGCAATCAAGGTTCCGTAGAGTGGAAATTATGCTTTTagttttgattggttttatgcaattttcttaaatttatattatattgtagACAATATATAGTATAAATTCATTATTGATTAGGAATTTATTGAGATGCCTTGGTTGCTTTGAACTGCCCTATTCAACATGGTGAAAAATCACTCTCACCCTGTAAGAAGGAAGTACCCCAAATGCTCGTTCTTTTTGTAGAACACAATTTTATTGGTGCTattgaatttgattgatttagCTTTGTTATGGTTGTATGAGTTAAAAATAGCAAAGACGACATTTGTGTGTATTTTTATATCGACTATTCTGTTATTTGTTTTCCACAACTCTTAAGTGCAATGTTATGGGGAATTCAAGGGCAAGAAAATCTGTTCTAATCGATTAAATCAAcagaaaagaaataatttaatcaattttagtttttagtaaatttagaaaatcaattaaaacatttcggttttgaaatctaaaattgaattattcaacttaatagattttaaaatatctattaaatttatatattttaaaagctaaatAATCTAATTagccattaaaattttattgtgtttttattttgatcattcgactatgaaaattttcaatttaatcactaaactatttgaattgtttttttagtccctatgttGTTAAGTTTGAAACGATTGAATGTCGTGGTCATTTATCTCTCAGATAAACTACATGAATAGAATAGTCACTCAATAATGAGACTATTTctgttttggtcacccaactataaaatttttcaatttagtcaataATGTtatcgaaattaaattttttagtcaCCATGTTGTTAAGTTGATATCTAAGGTTTGACACCTAATAACAAATTGTAcctttcaatatttatacattctatcaatttagtcttaatttttaaaaaatcgcTAAATTTAATCTTACTATTTACacaaaactaatttaaattcaaaacaatcccgaatttaaaacaacttaaaatccAACTCGAATAGAGAACTTTCAATTACCTAAACCTAAAGTAATTAGAAGTTGTAGTGTAGTAAATAGAACTTAAAAACAGCATTTAAAGACgctatgtatgtgtatatacatcTTATTGCTAATGTCCAAAGTCGAAATCAAGCCACCGCCGGCCCCGCCACCCTTCGCCGCCCAA
The Gossypium raimondii isolate GPD5lz chromosome 8, ASM2569854v1, whole genome shotgun sequence DNA segment above includes these coding regions:
- the LOC105792278 gene encoding pyruvate kinase isozyme A, chloroplastic produces the protein MSGSFRCSISLSPLHSNEFPRIPVTIPRIHVSVPKPVTVALSKVVSPLRVAAPGVMIEAAGLEVDRVTEAELKENGFRSTRKTKIVCTIGPRTCEFEEIEALAVGGMNVARVNMCHGTREWHRDVIRRVRQLNEEKGFAVAVMMDTEGSEIHMDDLNDVESTKAEDGQIWTFTVRAFDQPSRPERTITVNYDGFAEDVKVGDELLVDGGMVTFVVIEKIGPDVICRCTDPGLLLPRANLTFWRNGSLVRERNAMLPTISSKDWLDIDFGIEEGVDFIAVSFVKSAEVIKTLKSYIIDRSPGSQIGIIAKIESIDSLKNLEEIIQVSDGTMVARGDLGAQIPLEQVPSVQHEVIQLCRQLNKPVIVASQLLESMIEYPIPTRAEVADVSEAVGQQADALMLSSESAMGQYPEKALAVLRSVSLRIEKCRREEKHWDVTDLRIVSSSKLDEISEEICNTTSRMANKLKADAIFVYTKTGQTASLLSRNRPDCPIFAFAPSTSIQRCLNLKWGLIPFRLDFSDDVESNLNRTFSLLKARAMIKSGDLIIVVSDVMQSIQAIKVP